A single region of the Aliidongia dinghuensis genome encodes:
- a CDS encoding cell division protein ZapA: MTAMGSVQVTVNGRNYSVACDNGQEAHVARLGAYLDQKVGQLVKAVGQVGDARLLVMASLMITDELVDTDQALSQLKNAVAQSSQGTGGLATEPFAAAAPKVPPAPDPREAELADALDTLAGRIEAIAAALEQDYL; this comes from the coding sequence ATGACGGCAATGGGCTCGGTCCAGGTCACGGTCAACGGCCGTAACTATTCCGTCGCTTGCGACAATGGGCAGGAGGCGCATGTCGCTCGCCTCGGCGCCTATCTCGACCAGAAGGTCGGCCAGCTGGTGAAGGCGGTGGGGCAGGTCGGCGACGCGCGCCTGCTCGTCATGGCCAGCCTCATGATCACGGACGAGCTCGTCGACACCGACCAGGCGCTGAGCCAGCTCAAGAACGCTGTGGCGCAGAGTAGCCAGGGCACGGGTGGCCTCGCCACGGAGCCGTTCGCCGCCGCGGCACCGAAAGTGCCGCCGGCGCCGGATCCGCGGGAGGCCGAGCTGGCCGATGCGCTCGACACATTGGCGGGTCGCATCGAAGCCATTGCAGCGGCGCTCGAGCAGGACTACCTCTAG
- a CDS encoding lysozyme family protein, translated as MMEAADLDADRDDALSARTLACTTAGVFLWPGSPLLTKLGGQFVVRPRDRVYDLVCRLHGPRAAWTPLLPALERAAQLLNAGDVTAAQARLDRLVLPPLSRAGADLMRAIARRFDLEPLALPVAPDDQAGLAPDLAAGLADAYYAIEGDIWPLRKASAAADFDDRHPRLGVPPNPGWFATTAAGEAKAAPPGAAASSRLALLDRYLKSPNVRAFLDTIAEAEGGKYNNLYGGKTFDSYARFPGAAGHSPAGRYQITRATYDGLSQRLGLTDFSPATQDYMAVQRLVDRGAMAPLLAGDMDGAITAAAPEWNALPQGPGKANRMAGQPYVRYERIKQIYERHRRAYRSE; from the coding sequence GTGATGGAAGCCGCCGATCTCGATGCCGACCGTGATGACGCGCTGTCGGCGCGGACGCTCGCCTGCACCACTGCAGGCGTGTTCCTCTGGCCCGGCTCGCCGCTGCTGACCAAGCTTGGCGGACAGTTCGTCGTGCGGCCGCGCGACCGGGTCTACGACCTTGTCTGCCGGCTGCACGGCCCGCGTGCCGCCTGGACGCCGCTGCTGCCGGCGCTGGAGCGGGCGGCCCAGCTGCTGAATGCGGGTGACGTGACGGCGGCGCAGGCCCGGCTCGACCGGCTGGTGCTGCCGCCCTTGAGCCGCGCCGGGGCCGACCTGATGCGGGCGATCGCGCGGCGGTTCGATCTCGAGCCGCTCGCCCTGCCCGTGGCACCGGACGACCAGGCTGGCCTGGCGCCTGATCTCGCGGCCGGCCTCGCCGATGCCTATTATGCGATCGAAGGCGATATCTGGCCGCTTCGCAAGGCGTCCGCCGCCGCAGACTTTGACGACAGGCATCCCCGTCTCGGCGTCCCGCCGAACCCAGGCTGGTTTGCGACGACGGCCGCCGGCGAGGCCAAGGCCGCGCCGCCCGGTGCCGCGGCGTCGTCCCGCCTGGCGCTGCTCGACCGATACCTGAAGAGCCCGAATGTTCGCGCGTTTCTCGATACGATCGCAGAGGCCGAAGGCGGCAAGTACAACAATCTTTACGGTGGTAAGACTTTCGACAGCTATGCCCGCTTCCCTGGTGCCGCCGGGCATTCGCCGGCGGGCCGCTATCAGATCACCCGGGCAACCTATGACGGGCTCAGCCAGAGGCTCGGGCTGACCGACTTCTCCCCGGCAACGCAGGATTATATGGCGGTGCAGCGGCTGGTCGACCGCGGCGCGATGGCGCCGCTGCTGGCCGGCGACATGGACGGCGCCATCACAGCGGCGGCGCCCGAATGGAATGCCTTGCCTCAAGGACCGGGCAAGGCCAATCGAATGGCCGGCCAGCCCTATGTGCGCTACGAACGCATCAAGCAGATCTACGAGCGTCATCGCCGCGCATATCGGAGCGAATGA
- the thiE gene encoding thiamine phosphate synthase, giving the protein MSVTAEPAPCRLYLVTPERLEPTAFADQLAAALDGGDVASVQLRLKNVDDDTIKRACEILLPVATTRDVAFLLNDRPDLAVACGCDGVHVGQSDTPYAEARQKVGADRIVGVTCHDSRHMAMVAAEAGADYVAFGAFYPTQTKPSHYRPQPDLLQWWSEFMTVPSVAIGGITPGNCAPLVQAGADFIAVVSAVWQHPDGPGAAVKAFNQAIAAARG; this is encoded by the coding sequence ATGTCCGTCACGGCTGAGCCGGCGCCATGCCGGCTCTACCTGGTGACGCCCGAACGCCTCGAGCCCACCGCCTTTGCCGACCAGCTGGCGGCGGCGCTCGACGGCGGGGACGTCGCCTCGGTCCAGCTGCGCTTGAAGAACGTCGACGACGACACGATCAAGCGGGCGTGCGAGATCCTGCTGCCGGTCGCGACCACGCGCGACGTGGCGTTCCTGCTGAACGACCGGCCGGACCTGGCCGTCGCCTGCGGCTGCGACGGCGTGCATGTCGGCCAAAGCGACACGCCCTATGCCGAGGCGCGGCAGAAGGTGGGCGCCGACCGCATCGTCGGCGTCACGTGCCATGACAGCCGGCACATGGCCATGGTCGCGGCCGAAGCCGGTGCCGACTATGTCGCGTTCGGCGCCTTCTACCCGACCCAGACCAAGCCGTCCCACTACCGCCCGCAGCCGGACCTGCTGCAATGGTGGAGCGAGTTCATGACCGTGCCCTCGGTCGCGATCGGCGGCATCACGCCCGGGAATTGCGCGCCGCTCGTCCAGGCCGGCGCCGACTTCATCGCCGTCGTGAGCGCCGTCTGGCAGCACCCGGACGGCCCCGGCGCCGCAGTCAAGGCGTTCAACCAGGCGATCGCTGCGGCGCGGGGGTAA
- the tkt gene encoding transketolase, with amino-acid sequence MSSSDTTTKPADLTPLKQDPTYGRMANALRALAMDAVEAANSGHPGMPMGMADAATVLFAEHLKFDPSDPHWPDRDRFVLSAGHGSMLLYGLLHLTGYPGVTLDEIKHFRQLGHMTAGHPEYGHIVGAETTTGPLGQGISNAVGMAMAERLLNARFGDALVDHHTYVIAGDGCLMEGISHEALSIAGHYKLGRLIVLWDDNSISIDGSTDLAVSDDQKLRFEAHGWHVQQVDGHDPHAVSKAIAAAKAVTDKPSMIACKTTIGLGAPSKAGTAGVHGAALGAKEIEGARIKLNWPHEPFEVPDDIRAQWQAVAARGAEPHAAWRRRHAAADPALREAFDRQIAGELTPGWETAVHGIIAKFAAERPKIATRQASQLVLDALAPVLPELLGGSADLTGSNLTKVKSQAVVTAKDFSGSYVHWGVREHGMAAAMNGISVHGGLVPYGGTFLVFADYSRPSIRLSALMGIRVIHVMTHDSIGLGEDGPTHQPVETLPALRAIPNLLVFRPADPIETAECWALALQHKTRPSVLALSRQGIPTVRSSGAENSSSRGGYVLAPASGPRKATLLASGTEVSLALAAREKLEAEGIPTAVVSMPCWELFAEQTHAYRTEVLGETENRVAVEAAVEFGWERWIGPKGRFVGMKGFGASGPADKLYQHFGITVEAVVAAAKEGL; translated from the coding sequence ATGAGCTCGTCCGACACCACGACCAAGCCCGCCGATCTCACGCCGCTGAAACAGGATCCGACATACGGCCGCATGGCCAATGCGTTGCGCGCGCTCGCCATGGACGCGGTGGAGGCGGCGAATTCGGGCCATCCCGGCATGCCGATGGGCATGGCCGATGCCGCGACCGTGCTGTTCGCCGAGCACCTCAAGTTCGATCCGTCCGACCCGCACTGGCCGGACCGCGACCGCTTCGTGCTGTCGGCCGGCCACGGCTCCATGCTGCTCTACGGGCTCCTGCACCTGACCGGCTATCCGGGGGTGACGCTCGACGAGATCAAGCATTTCCGCCAGCTGGGCCACATGACCGCCGGCCATCCGGAATACGGCCATATCGTCGGCGCCGAGACCACGACCGGACCCTTGGGTCAGGGCATTTCGAACGCGGTCGGCATGGCCATGGCCGAGCGGCTCCTGAACGCGCGCTTCGGCGACGCGCTCGTCGACCACCACACCTATGTCATCGCCGGCGACGGCTGCCTCATGGAAGGCATCAGCCACGAGGCGCTGTCGATCGCGGGCCACTACAAGCTGGGTCGGCTGATCGTGCTGTGGGACGACAATTCGATCTCGATCGACGGCTCGACCGACCTCGCCGTGTCCGACGACCAGAAGCTGCGCTTCGAGGCGCACGGCTGGCACGTGCAGCAGGTCGACGGCCACGACCCGCATGCGGTCTCGAAGGCGATCGCCGCCGCCAAGGCCGTGACCGACAAGCCGTCGATGATCGCGTGCAAGACCACGATCGGCCTCGGTGCGCCCAGCAAGGCCGGCACCGCCGGCGTGCACGGCGCGGCACTCGGCGCCAAGGAGATCGAGGGCGCCCGCATCAAGCTCAACTGGCCCCACGAGCCGTTCGAGGTGCCGGACGACATCCGCGCCCAATGGCAGGCGGTCGCGGCGCGTGGGGCCGAGCCGCATGCCGCCTGGCGCCGGCGCCATGCCGCCGCGGACCCGGCGCTGCGCGAGGCGTTCGACCGGCAGATCGCCGGTGAGCTGACGCCCGGCTGGGAGACGGCGGTCCACGGCATCATCGCCAAGTTCGCCGCCGAGAGGCCCAAGATCGCGACGCGCCAGGCCTCGCAGCTGGTGCTGGACGCGCTGGCGCCGGTGCTGCCGGAGCTCCTGGGCGGCTCGGCGGATTTGACCGGCTCGAACCTGACCAAGGTGAAGAGCCAGGCGGTGGTGACAGCCAAGGACTTCTCCGGCTCTTATGTCCATTGGGGCGTGCGCGAGCACGGCATGGCTGCGGCCATGAACGGCATTTCGGTTCATGGCGGGCTCGTGCCCTACGGCGGCACCTTCCTGGTGTTCGCCGACTACAGCCGGCCGTCGATCCGACTTTCGGCGCTGATGGGCATCCGGGTCATCCACGTCATGACCCATGATTCGATCGGCCTCGGCGAGGATGGCCCGACCCATCAGCCGGTCGAGACGCTGCCGGCGCTCCGCGCCATCCCCAACCTGCTCGTGTTCCGCCCGGCCGACCCGATCGAAACGGCGGAATGCTGGGCGCTGGCGCTCCAGCACAAGACCCGGCCGTCGGTGCTGGCGCTGTCGCGCCAGGGCATCCCGACCGTGCGGTCGAGCGGCGCCGAGAACAGCTCGTCACGCGGCGGCTATGTGCTGGCCCCGGCGTCCGGTCCTCGCAAGGCGACCCTGCTCGCGAGCGGCACCGAAGTGAGCCTCGCCCTTGCTGCACGCGAGAAGCTCGAGGCCGAGGGCATTCCGACCGCCGTGGTCTCGATGCCGTGCTGGGAGCTCTTCGCTGAGCAGACCCATGCCTACCGCACCGAGGTGCTGGGCGAGACCGAGAACCGCGTCGCCGTCGAGGCGGCCGTCGAGTTCGGCTGGGAACGCTGGATCGGCCCCAAGGGCCGTTTCGTCGGCATGAAGGGCTTCGGCGCCTCGGGGCCTGCGGACAAGCTCTATCAGCACTTTGGCATCACGGTCGAAGCCGTGGTCGCCGCGGCCAAGGAAGGCCTTTAA
- the gap gene encoding type I glyceraldehyde-3-phosphate dehydrogenase, producing the protein MAVKVAINGFGRIGRLVLRAIIESGRTDIDVVGINDLGDVATNAHLLSYDSVHGRLKTEVTTGEGWMDVGRGKIRVTAERDPAKLPWGELGVDVALECTGIFTKREAAAKHLEAGAKRVLVSAPADGVDLTVVMGVNQDQLTSEHAVVSNASCTTNCLAPVAYVLNEAVGIERGYMTTIHAYTGDQNTVDTLHKDLRRARAAALSMIPTSTGAAKAVGLVLPALKGKLDGTSIRVPTANVSVIDLTFVAARDTSVEEINNAVKAAAASPRFQGILGTNSAPLVSVDFNHDPHSSTFDLTQTVVMDKRFCRVLSWYDNEWGFSNRMADTAVAIGKLI; encoded by the coding sequence ATGGCAGTGAAGGTTGCAATCAACGGCTTCGGGCGCATCGGCCGCCTGGTGCTGCGTGCGATCATCGAGTCGGGCCGCACCGACATCGACGTCGTCGGCATCAACGACCTGGGCGACGTCGCGACCAACGCCCATCTCCTGAGCTATGACAGCGTGCACGGCCGGCTCAAGACCGAGGTCACGACCGGCGAGGGCTGGATGGACGTCGGCCGCGGCAAGATCCGCGTCACGGCCGAGCGTGATCCGGCGAAGCTGCCGTGGGGCGAGCTCGGCGTCGATGTGGCGCTCGAATGCACCGGCATCTTCACCAAGCGCGAAGCGGCGGCGAAGCATCTCGAAGCCGGTGCCAAGCGCGTGCTGGTCTCGGCCCCGGCCGACGGCGTCGACCTGACGGTCGTCATGGGCGTCAACCAGGATCAGCTCACGAGCGAGCATGCCGTCGTCTCGAACGCGTCCTGCACGACCAATTGCCTCGCCCCCGTCGCCTATGTGCTGAACGAGGCGGTCGGCATCGAGCGCGGCTACATGACCACGATCCATGCCTATACCGGCGATCAGAACACGGTCGACACGCTGCACAAGGACCTGCGCCGCGCCCGCGCCGCCGCCTTGTCGATGATCCCGACCTCGACCGGTGCCGCCAAGGCCGTGGGCCTGGTGCTGCCGGCCTTGAAGGGCAAGCTCGACGGCACCTCGATCCGCGTGCCGACCGCGAACGTCTCGGTCATCGACCTGACCTTCGTCGCCGCGCGCGACACGTCGGTCGAGGAAATCAACAACGCGGTCAAGGCGGCCGCTGCCTCGCCGCGCTTCCAGGGCATCCTCGGCACCAATTCGGCGCCGCTCGTCTCGGTCGACTTCAACCACGATCCGCACTCCTCGACCTTCGACCTGACCCAGACGGTCGTGATGGACAAGCGCTTCTGCCGCGTCCTCTCCTGGTACGACAACGAGTGGGGCTTCTCGAACCGCATGGCCGACACGGCCGTCGCGATCGGCAAGCTCATCTAA
- a CDS encoding class I fructose-bisphosphate aldolase yields the protein MSITPQVKKILDGYESDNPGTKANLARILMQGRLGGTGKLVILPVDQGFEHGPARSFAPNPVGYDPHYHHSLAIEAGLSAYATALGMLEASAATFAGQIPTILKVNSSNSLSAFKEAPTQAITGSVSDALRLGCSAIGFTIYPGSDAQFEMMEQIREMAEEAKAVGLAVVIWSYPRGGNLSKQGETAIDICAYAAHMAALLGAHIIKVKPPTEFLELAAAKTVYEKQKIDISTQAKRYEHVVQACFNGRRIVVFSGGEAKDVDSVVNEARAIRDGGGNGSIIGRNTFQRPKAEALALLDKLINVYLGKD from the coding sequence ATGTCGATTACGCCCCAAGTCAAGAAGATCCTGGACGGTTACGAGAGCGACAATCCCGGTACCAAGGCCAACCTTGCCCGCATCCTGATGCAGGGCCGGCTCGGCGGCACCGGCAAGCTCGTCATCCTGCCGGTCGACCAGGGCTTCGAGCATGGTCCGGCCCGCTCCTTCGCGCCGAACCCCGTCGGCTACGACCCGCACTACCATCACTCGCTGGCGATCGAGGCGGGCCTCTCCGCCTATGCGACGGCGCTCGGCATGCTCGAGGCCAGTGCCGCGACCTTCGCGGGCCAGATTCCGACCATCCTCAAGGTCAATTCGTCGAACAGCCTGTCAGCCTTCAAGGAAGCGCCGACCCAGGCCATCACCGGCTCGGTCTCGGACGCGCTGCGCCTCGGCTGCTCGGCCATCGGCTTCACGATCTATCCGGGCTCGGACGCGCAGTTCGAGATGATGGAGCAGATCCGCGAGATGGCCGAAGAGGCAAAGGCGGTCGGCCTCGCCGTCGTCATCTGGTCCTATCCGCGCGGCGGCAATCTCTCGAAGCAGGGCGAGACGGCGATCGACATCTGCGCCTATGCCGCGCACATGGCCGCCCTCCTGGGCGCCCACATCATCAAAGTGAAGCCGCCGACGGAGTTCCTGGAGCTCGCGGCCGCCAAGACGGTCTACGAGAAGCAGAAGATCGACATCTCGACCCAGGCCAAGCGCTATGAGCATGTCGTCCAGGCCTGCTTCAACGGCCGCCGCATCGTCGTCTTCTCCGGCGGCGAGGCGAAGGACGTCGACAGCGTCGTCAACGAGGCGCGCGCGATCCGCGACGGCGGCGGCAACGGCTCGATCATCGGCCGCAACACATTCCAGCGGCCGAAGGCCGAGGCGCTGGCGCTGCTCGACAAGCTCATCAACGTCTATCTCGGCAAGGACTGA